The Deltaproteobacteria bacterium genome segment TATTTATGATAGTATCTCATGGGTATCACCCCCTTTCATTATATATATCAGGTGCCTTCTTCCAAAACCATTGTGATTGCACCTTTTGGACACACAGCAGCACATATACCACACCCTTTGCAGTAGTCCAGGTCAATAATAATCTCCCCTGTTACTTTATCACGGGTAATCGCCAGATCCGGGCACAGCAGCCTGCACACATCACATGCCTCACAGCTTACATTCCCC includes the following:
- a CDS encoding 4Fe-4S binding protein, giving the protein MLNLNCVRETEPRGTRDEEIRIDFERHDPLLTPEEAKYEASRCLGNVSCEACDVCRLLCPDLAITRDKVTGEIIIDLDYCKGCGICAAVCPKGAITMVLEEGT